Proteins encoded in a region of the Neodiprion virginianus isolate iyNeoVirg1 chromosome 2, iyNeoVirg1.1, whole genome shotgun sequence genome:
- the LOC124297012 gene encoding uncharacterized protein LOC124297012 isoform X3 — translation MESKGSFRPSQWKQCLAAFASSLMFNPTTGAIWYHLKSTERYFEFIYLVPSVILVTGGAILAAVCSDFCGRKKTMLASSFFAVLQTVANGGFLPEILTEILNFVYLFHLGFTYTAIFLYISEVTSTNIRQTAMVLPLATDLMIGFILLSVYQIFDSIRAYQVAHGISVLIATVLYIAIILLCPETPYYLNSRDRRRETEQSLSFYTGLRYVRKAELIPEPGDNSRVARYTQQRKDKLREITELKNIHSFGMIFLLILIKWGIGQRNNASFIQAVMGNSGIFHALIVHFASIVFTIILAIAIILFSKKLSLLAVIVISFMATLIGIWIQAPVIISLLIFVKYLGHFIFTGVTWSSVGVSFTTNVRAIAIAIIVSFDVLIGTIVFWIEYQMYQKDPEYHPWYLDVPPVVKSYIDMGTLVVAFILVLIFIPKTIEVQPEEKFENYAVVRFGAVELSQVPAEVAGLSQPLQK, via the exons ATGGAGTCAAAAGGCAGCTTTCGGCCATCACAGTGGAAGCAGTGCCTTGCAGCGTTTG catCATCTCTAATGTTCAATCCAACCACAGGCGCTATTTG GTATCACCTGAAGTCCACAGAAAGATATTTCGAGTTCATTTACCTCGTGCCTAGTGTCATCTTAGTCACAGGCGGTGCGATTCTCGCAGCAGTCTGCTCTGATTTTTGTGGACGTAAGAAAACTATGTTAGCGTCATCATTTTTCGCTGTACTTCAAACTGTTGCAAACGGTGGATTTCTTCCGGAAATCTTAACAGAGATTCTGAACTTCGTTTATTTGTTTCATCTCGGTTTCACCTACACtgctatttttctttacatttcgGAAGTTACTAGCACCAATATTCGCCAAACCGCAATGGTACTTCCGCTGGCAACTGATCTAATGATAGGATTTATTTTGCTATCGGTCTATCAAATTTTTGACAGTATTCGGGCATATCAGGTTGCACATGGTATATCTGTCTTGATCGCAACTGTATTATACATTGCAATAATTTTACTGTGCCCTGAGACGCCCTATTACTTGAATTCGAGAGATAGGCGCAGAGAAACTGAACAGTCTCTCAGTTTCTATACCGGATTGAGGTACGTCAGAAAAGCAGAACTGATACCGGAACCCGGTGACAATTCGCGAGTGGCGAGGTATACGCAGCAACGGAAAGACAAACTGAGGGAAATCACcgaactgaaaaatattcacagtttcggaatgatttttttgttaatattgataaaatgGGGCATTGGACAGCGTAACAATGCATCATTTATACAAGCAGTGATGGGAAATAGTGGAATTTTTCATGCTTTGATTGTTCATTTCGCATCAATAGTCTTCACTATCATTCTGGCTATAGCTATAATCCTATTTTCGAAGAAATTGTCTCTGTTGGCAGTAATTGTCATCAGTTTCATGGCAACTTTAATCGGAATTTGGATACAAGCTCCTGTGATAATTTCGTTACTCATTTTTGTGAAATACTTGGGTCACTTTATCTTTACTGGTGTCACGTGGTCTTCTGTAGGAGTTTCATTCACGACGAATGTCAGGGCCATCGCCATTGCTATTATAGTCAGCTTCGACGTGCTGATAGGTACCATCGTGTTCTGGATTGAGTACCAGATGTATCAAAAAGATCCTGAATATCATCCCTGGTACCTCGATGTACCTCCTGTAGTAAAATCTTACATCGACATGGGGACTCTTGTTGTCGCTTTCATCTTAGTCTTgattttcattccaaaaaCGATCGAGGTGCAGCCTGaggaaaagtttgaaaattatgctGTCGTTCGATTCGGAGCTGTGGAGTTATCACAGGTTCCGGCGGAAGTCGCGGGGCTCAGCCAGCCATTGCAGAAATAG
- the LOC124297012 gene encoding uncharacterized protein LOC124297012 isoform X4 produces MESSGSFRSSQWKQCLAAFASSLMFYPAVDAVWYHLKSTERYFEFIYLVPSVILVTGGAILAAVCSDFCGRKKTMLASSFFAVLQTVANGGFLPEILTEILNFVYLFHLGFTYTAIFLYISEVTSTNIRQTAMVLPLATDLMIGFILLSVYQIFDSIRAYQVAHGISVLIATVLYIAIILLCPETPYYLNSRDRRRETEQSLSFYTGLRYVRKAELIPEPGDNSRVARYTQQRKDKLREITELKNIHSFGMIFLLILIKWGIGQRNNASFIQAVMGNSGIFHALIVHFASIVFTIILAIAIILFSKKLSLLAVIVISFMATLIGIWIQAPVIISLLIFVKYLGHFIFTGVTWSSVGVSFTTNVRAIAIAIIVSFDVLIGTIVFWIEYQMYQKDPEYHPWYLDVPPVVKSYIDMGTLVVAFILVLIFIPKTIEVQPEEKFENYAVVRFGAVELSQVPAEVAGLSQPLQK; encoded by the exons ATGGAGTCAAGCGGCAGCTTTCGGTCATCACAGTGGAAGCAGTGCCTTGCAGCGTTTG catCATCTCTAATGTTCTATCCAGCCGTCGACGCTGTTTGGTATCACCTGAAGTCCACAGAAAGATATTTCGAGTTCATTTACCTCGTGCCTAGTGTCATCTTAGTCACAGGCGGTGCGATTCTCGCAGCAGTCTGCTCTGATTTTTGTGGACGTAAGAAAACTATGTTAGCGTCATCATTTTTCGCTGTACTTCAAACTGTTGCAAACGGTGGATTTCTTCCGGAAATCTTAACAGAGATTCTGAACTTCGTTTATTTGTTTCATCTCGGTTTCACCTACACtgctatttttctttacatttcgGAAGTTACTAGCACCAATATTCGCCAAACCGCAATGGTACTTCCGCTGGCAACTGATCTAATGATAGGATTTATTTTGCTATCGGTCTATCAAATTTTTGACAGTATTCGGGCATATCAGGTTGCACATGGTATATCTGTCTTGATCGCAACTGTATTATACATTGCAATAATTTTACTGTGCCCTGAGACGCCCTATTACTTGAATTCGAGAGATAGGCGCAGAGAAACTGAACAGTCTCTCAGTTTCTATACCGGATTGAGGTACGTCAGAAAAGCAGAACTGATACCGGAACCCGGTGACAATTCGCGAGTGGCGAGGTATACGCAGCAACGGAAAGACAAACTGAGGGAAATCACcgaactgaaaaatattcacagtttcggaatgatttttttgttaatattgataaaatgGGGCATTGGACAGCGTAACAATGCATCATTTATACAAGCAGTGATGGGAAATAGTGGAATTTTTCATGCTTTGATTGTTCATTTCGCATCAATAGTCTTCACTATCATTCTGGCTATAGCTATAATCCTATTTTCGAAGAAATTGTCTCTGTTGGCAGTAATTGTCATCAGTTTCATGGCAACTTTAATCGGAATTTGGATACAAGCTCCTGTGATAATTTCGTTACTCATTTTTGTGAAATACTTGGGTCACTTTATCTTTACTGGTGTCACGTGGTCTTCTGTAGGAGTTTCATTCACGACGAATGTCAGGGCCATCGCCATTGCTATTATAGTCAGCTTCGACGTGCTGATAGGTACCATCGTGTTCTGGATTGAGTACCAGATGTATCAAAAAGATCCTGAATATCATCCCTGGTACCTCGATGTACCTCCTGTAGTAAAATCTTACATCGACATGGGGACTCTTGTTGTCGCTTTCATCTTAGTCTTgattttcattccaaaaaCGATCGAGGTGCAGCCTGaggaaaagtttgaaaattatgctGTCGTTCGATTCGGAGCTGTGGAGTTATCACAGGTTCCGGCGGAAGTCGCGGGGCTCAGCCAGCCATTGCAGAAATAG
- the LOC124297012 gene encoding uncharacterized protein LOC124297012 isoform X2 — MESKGSFRPSQWKQCLAAFASSLMFNPTTGAIWYHLNLQSTERYFEFIYLVPSVILVTGGAILAAVCSDFCGRKKTMLASSFFAVLEIVAIGGFLPQILREILIFVYLFHLGFTCTAIFLYISEVTSTNIRQTAMVLPLVTIQMIGFFVLSVYQIFDSFRAYQVAHGVSILIRTVLYIAIILLCPETPYYLNSRDRRRETELSLSFYTGLRYVRKAELIPEPGDNSRVARYTQQRKDKLREITEMKNIHSFGMIFLLILIKWGIGQHNNASFIQAVMGNSGIFHVLIVRFASIVFTIILAMAIILFSKKLSLLAVIVISFMATLIGIWIQAPVIISLLIFVKYLGHFIFTGVTWSSVGVSFTTNVRAIAIAIIVSFEMLIGTIVFWIEYQMYHKDPEYRPWYVDVPPAVKSYIDMGTLVVAFILVLIFIPKTIEVQPEEKFKNYAVVRFGAVQLSQVPAGVAGPSQPL, encoded by the exons ATGGAGTCAAAAGGCAGCTTTCGGCCATCACAGTGGAAGCAGTGCCTTGCAGCGTTTG catCATCTCTAATGTTCAATCCAACCACAGGCGCTATTTGGTATCACCTGAATCTGCAGTCCACAGAAAGATATTTCGAGTTCATTTACCTCGTGCCTAGTGTCATCTTAGTCACAGGCGGTGCGATTCTCGCAGCAGTCTGCTCTGATTTTTGTGGACGTAAGAAAACTATGTTAGCGTCATCATTTTTCGCTGTACTTGAAATTGTTGCAATCGGTGGATTTCTTCCGCAAATCTTAAGAGAGATTCTGATCTTCGTTTATTTGTTTCATCTCGGTTTCACCTGCACtgctatttttctttacatttcgGAAGTTACTAGCACCAATATTCGCCAAACCGCAATGGTACTTCCACTGGTGACTATACAAATGATAGGATTTTTTGTGCTATCGGTCTATCaaatttttgacagttttcGGGCATATCAGGTTGCACATGGTGTATCTATCTTGATCAGAACAGTATTATACATAGCAATAATTTTACTGTGCCCTGAGACGCCCTATTACTTGAATTCGAGAGATAGGCGCAGAGAAACTGAACTGTCTCTCAGTTTCTATACCGGATTGAGGTACGTCAGAAAAGCAGAACTGATACCGGAACCCGGTGACAATTCGCGAGTGGCGAGGTATACGCAGCAACGGAAAGACAAACTGAGGGAAATCaccgaaatgaaaaatattcacagtttcggaatgatttttttgttaatattgataaaatgGGGCATTGGACAGCATAACAATGCATCATTTATACAAGCAGTGATGGGAAATAGTggaatttttcatgttttgaTTGTTCGTTTCGCATCAATAGTCTTCACTATCATTCTGGCTATGGCTATAATCCTATTTTCGAAGAAATTGTCTCTGTTGGCAGTAATTGTCATCAGTTTCATGGCAACTCTAATCGGAATTTGGATACAAGCTCCTGTGATAATTTCGTTACTCATTTTTGTGAAATACTTGGGTCACTTTATCTTTACTGGTGTCACGTGGTCTTCTGTAGGAGTTTCATTCACGACGAATGTCAGGGCCATCGCCATTGCTATTATAGTCAGCTTCGAAATGCTGATAGGTACCATCGTGTTCTGGATTGAGTACCAGATGTATCATAAAGATCCTGAATATCGTCCCTGGTACGTCGATGTACCTCCTGCAGTAAAATCTTACATCGACATGGGGACTCTTGTTGTCGCTTTCATCTTAGTCTTgattttcattccaaaaaCGATCGAGGTGCAGCCTGaggaaaagtttaaaaattatgcTGTCGTTCGATTCGGAGCTGTGCAGTTATCACAGGTTCCGGCGGGAGTCGCGGGGCCCAGCCAGCCATTGTAG
- the LOC124297012 gene encoding uncharacterized protein LOC124297012 isoform X1, with the protein MPYTLVFHGPFVYTMESSGSFRSSQWKQCLAAFASSLMFYPAVDAVWYHLKSTERYFEFIYLVPSVILVTGGAILAAVCSDFCGRKKTMLASSFFAVLQTVANGGFLPEILTEILNFVYLFHLGFTYTAIFLYISEVTSTNIRQTAMVLPLATDLMIGFILLSVYQIFDSIRAYQVAHGISVLIATVLYIAIILLCPETPYYLNSRDRRRETEQSLSFYTGLRYVRKAELIPEPGDNSRVARYTQQRKDKLREITELKNIHSFGMIFLLILIKWGIGQRNNASFIQAVMGNSGIFHALIVHFASIVFTIILAIAIILFSKKLSLLAVIVISFMATLIGIWIQAPVIISLLIFVKYLGHFIFTGVTWSSVGVSFTTNVRAIAIAIIVSFDVLIGTIVFWIEYQMYQKDPEYHPWYLDVPPVVKSYIDMGTLVVAFILVLIFIPKTIEVQPEEKFENYAVVRFGAVELSQVPAEVAGLSQPLQK; encoded by the exons ATGCCTTATACGTTGGTGTTCCACGGC cCTTTTGTGTACACGATGGAGTCAAGCGGCAGCTTTCGGTCATCACAGTGGAAGCAGTGCCTTGCAGCGTTTG catCATCTCTAATGTTCTATCCAGCCGTCGACGCTGTTTGGTATCACCTGAAGTCCACAGAAAGATATTTCGAGTTCATTTACCTCGTGCCTAGTGTCATCTTAGTCACAGGCGGTGCGATTCTCGCAGCAGTCTGCTCTGATTTTTGTGGACGTAAGAAAACTATGTTAGCGTCATCATTTTTCGCTGTACTTCAAACTGTTGCAAACGGTGGATTTCTTCCGGAAATCTTAACAGAGATTCTGAACTTCGTTTATTTGTTTCATCTCGGTTTCACCTACACtgctatttttctttacatttcgGAAGTTACTAGCACCAATATTCGCCAAACCGCAATGGTACTTCCGCTGGCAACTGATCTAATGATAGGATTTATTTTGCTATCGGTCTATCAAATTTTTGACAGTATTCGGGCATATCAGGTTGCACATGGTATATCTGTCTTGATCGCAACTGTATTATACATTGCAATAATTTTACTGTGCCCTGAGACGCCCTATTACTTGAATTCGAGAGATAGGCGCAGAGAAACTGAACAGTCTCTCAGTTTCTATACCGGATTGAGGTACGTCAGAAAAGCAGAACTGATACCGGAACCCGGTGACAATTCGCGAGTGGCGAGGTATACGCAGCAACGGAAAGACAAACTGAGGGAAATCACcgaactgaaaaatattcacagtttcggaatgatttttttgttaatattgataaaatgGGGCATTGGACAGCGTAACAATGCATCATTTATACAAGCAGTGATGGGAAATAGTGGAATTTTTCATGCTTTGATTGTTCATTTCGCATCAATAGTCTTCACTATCATTCTGGCTATAGCTATAATCCTATTTTCGAAGAAATTGTCTCTGTTGGCAGTAATTGTCATCAGTTTCATGGCAACTTTAATCGGAATTTGGATACAAGCTCCTGTGATAATTTCGTTACTCATTTTTGTGAAATACTTGGGTCACTTTATCTTTACTGGTGTCACGTGGTCTTCTGTAGGAGTTTCATTCACGACGAATGTCAGGGCCATCGCCATTGCTATTATAGTCAGCTTCGACGTGCTGATAGGTACCATCGTGTTCTGGATTGAGTACCAGATGTATCAAAAAGATCCTGAATATCATCCCTGGTACCTCGATGTACCTCCTGTAGTAAAATCTTACATCGACATGGGGACTCTTGTTGTCGCTTTCATCTTAGTCTTgattttcattccaaaaaCGATCGAGGTGCAGCCTGaggaaaagtttgaaaattatgctGTCGTTCGATTCGGAGCTGTGGAGTTATCACAGGTTCCGGCGGAAGTCGCGGGGCTCAGCCAGCCATTGCAGAAATAG